A single region of the Thermococcus paralvinellae genome encodes:
- a CDS encoding transcriptional regulator yields the protein MKINAFEVAAKYVYPSLRRRLVEILYKEHKLTQTQVAELLHITQSAVSRYLRMNRGALIEVSKFPDIDTDLRKLAEEIIRERPTEYQIHAELVKIALKMLGKGYLCSLHEEIDPELNPAECKICINLFG from the coding sequence ATGAAAATAAATGCTTTTGAAGTTGCGGCTAAGTATGTTTACCCCTCATTAAGGAGGCGGTTAGTTGAAATTCTCTACAAGGAGCATAAATTGACTCAAACTCAAGTTGCTGAACTTCTGCATATTACTCAATCTGCTGTTTCGAGGTATTTGCGAATGAATAGGGGAGCACTCATAGAAGTTTCAAAATTTCCAGATATTGATACAGATCTTAGAAAGCTTGCAGAAGAAATAATTAGAGAGAGACCAACTGAATACCAAATACACGCGGAACTTGTTAAAATTGCACTAAAAATGCTTGGAAAAGGTTATCTCTGCTCTCTTCATGAAGAAATTGATCCTGAATTAAATCCAGCAGAATGCAAGATATGTATAAATCTATTTGGTTAG
- a CDS encoding thioredoxin family protein: protein MDELEMIRRKKMLELMKKMGMVEVKPKKPRVVIEVITSPTCPYCPIAVQMAQEIARKYQGIVVKELSVATPEGRKKAMEHNILGTPTILINNRVEFIGVPSFVEFERRVKEKLSSV, encoded by the coding sequence ATGGATGAGCTTGAGATGATCAGAAGAAAAAAGATGCTTGAGCTTATGAAGAAGATGGGGATGGTTGAGGTCAAACCAAAGAAGCCAAGAGTTGTTATTGAAGTTATCACATCACCAACTTGTCCTTACTGTCCAATAGCAGTTCAAATGGCACAGGAGATAGCGAGAAAATATCAAGGAATAGTTGTGAAAGAGCTAAGCGTTGCAACTCCAGAAGGGAGGAAAAAAGCAATGGAGCACAACATCTTAGGAACTCCAACAATTCTAATAAACAATAGAGTTGAGTTTATTGGAGTTCCATCGTTTGTAGAATTTGAAAGGAGAGTAAAAGAAAAACTCAGCTCTGTTTAA
- a CDS encoding glutaredoxin: MRRILNGILIVLVLSTVMSMCISNNSSTSTQIASTSNSQATVSTTQVLTTTSTIQSSGPSSTETTSTHEQNIDITKLHFYMFGVSTCPHCGKMKQLLPEIFGKDKFTYYELQGNEHNTQLFSELYNILGVTGVPVIGIFYDNHLVAVIEGEIPDPAKNVPWLVNTALKENGVLFIADKTYLFPSNQTETIKKLENIFMNGEPSEG, from the coding sequence ATGAGAAGAATTTTGAATGGAATACTGATTGTACTAGTTTTAAGCACAGTTATGAGCATGTGTATCTCTAATAATTCATCAACATCCACACAGATAGCTTCTACTTCTAATAGTCAAGCAACTGTTTCAACAACTCAAGTTTTAACAACCACTTCTACTATTCAATCTTCAGGGCCTTCCTCAACTGAAACAACATCAACACATGAGCAGAATATCGATATTACAAAACTTCACTTCTATATGTTTGGAGTATCTACCTGTCCCCACTGTGGGAAAATGAAACAGCTGTTGCCGGAGATTTTTGGGAAAGATAAATTTACATATTATGAGCTCCAAGGAAATGAGCATAATACCCAACTCTTCTCGGAATTGTACAATATTTTGGGAGTTACAGGTGTTCCAGTAATAGGAATATTCTATGACAATCATCTAGTTGCAGTCATTGAGGGGGAGATACCCGATCCTGCTAAAAATGTTCCTTGGTTAGTCAATACTGCGTTGAAGGAGAATGGTGTTCTTTTTATAGCAGATAAAACATATCTCTTCCCCTCAAATCAAACAGAAACAATTAAAAAGCTTGAAAATATTTTCATGAATGGTGAGCCCAGTGAAGGATGA
- a CDS encoding SDR family NAD(P)-dependent oxidoreductase, whose translation MELRAKVALVTGASRGIGRAIAVALAQKGANVVINYGHNEEEARKTEELCKAYGVDTLVVKADVSKREEVKAMVEKIIEKFGRIDILINNAGILGKAMKPMEITDEEWDRVLDVNLKGAFIVTQEVLKYMKKGKIVNIASIAGKDGGTVGAHYAASKGGLIALTFNLARHLAPDILVNAVAPGPVDTELITPEIKEKLRKLSLTGEIAKPEDVAHAVIFLLENDHITGELIDVNGGRLMD comes from the coding sequence ATGGAGTTGAGAGCGAAAGTTGCCCTAGTTACCGGAGCTTCAAGAGGAATTGGAAGAGCAATTGCAGTTGCTTTAGCTCAGAAGGGAGCGAATGTAGTTATAAACTATGGTCATAACGAAGAGGAGGCAAGAAAAACTGAAGAACTCTGCAAAGCCTATGGTGTTGACACTCTTGTAGTAAAAGCTGATGTGAGCAAAAGAGAGGAAGTTAAGGCTATGGTTGAGAAGATAATTGAGAAGTTTGGCAGAATAGATATTCTAATTAACAATGCAGGAATCCTCGGGAAGGCAATGAAGCCCATGGAGATAACTGATGAGGAATGGGACAGAGTCTTGGATGTAAATCTAAAAGGCGCTTTCATTGTAACTCAGGAAGTTCTGAAGTACATGAAAAAAGGAAAGATAGTCAACATAGCATCAATTGCTGGAAAGGACGGTGGAACCGTTGGTGCTCACTATGCTGCATCAAAAGGAGGGCTCATCGCTTTGACATTCAATTTAGCAAGGCATCTAGCTCCAGATATTTTGGTAAATGCCGTTGCTCCGGGCCCAGTTGATACAGAGCTTATAACTCCAGAAATCAAGGAGAAGCTGAGAAAGCTTTCTCTTACTGGGGAAATAGCAAAGCCAGAGGATGTCGCCCATGCAGTGATTTTTCTCTTGGAGAATGACCACATAACTGGAGAGCTGATAGATGTGAATGGTGGAAGATTGATGGACTGA
- the hcp gene encoding hydroxylamine reductase has product MLCNQCSMSLVGGCTIKGVCGKDPDLNALQEALLYGIKGTAAYYYHALEVGYDNKEIGHFLAEALYSTLTNVNFDKNRFLELILENGRIHLEAMKLLDKTYVETFGRPEPTWVSTGTEEGHGVLVTGHSYKALYELLKQTEGTDIKVYTHAEMFPAHAYPEFKKFDHLVANWGGSWLYQKKEFTEFPGVILGTSNCVQQPTEAYADRIFTVGIAGLEGVPHIRDYNFEPLIKRALQTPRMEKREGEKLLTGFHHTNILAMKDKLIELIQEGKIRHIFVVGGCDTPDPKMSYYEKLTAMIPEDAIILSAACGKFRYNARNYGTIEGIPRFLDFGQCNNVYSIIEIAVALANELGTDVNSLPVSIVLSWMEQKAIGILYTLLYLGVKGIYIGPRPPEFLTPKIFEILRKQFDLRLTGDPEKDLRDMLNKGVKIEEGPILAEELD; this is encoded by the coding sequence ATGTTGTGTAACCAATGTTCAATGAGCTTGGTTGGAGGATGTACTATCAAAGGAGTTTGTGGAAAAGACCCAGATTTGAATGCCCTCCAAGAAGCTCTACTCTACGGAATAAAAGGAACAGCGGCATATTATTACCATGCTCTAGAGGTTGGCTATGATAACAAGGAAATAGGTCACTTCTTAGCAGAGGCTTTGTACTCAACACTAACTAACGTCAACTTCGATAAGAATAGATTCTTGGAGTTAATTCTTGAAAATGGCAGGATACACTTGGAGGCTATGAAGCTCCTTGACAAGACCTATGTCGAGACCTTTGGAAGACCAGAGCCCACTTGGGTCTCTACGGGTACAGAAGAAGGTCATGGAGTTTTGGTAACAGGTCACAGCTATAAAGCCCTCTATGAACTCCTCAAGCAAACTGAAGGGACTGATATAAAGGTATACACCCACGCAGAGATGTTTCCAGCTCATGCATATCCAGAGTTCAAGAAGTTCGATCACTTGGTGGCAAATTGGGGAGGAAGTTGGCTTTATCAAAAGAAAGAGTTTACAGAATTCCCAGGCGTTATTTTAGGCACAAGCAACTGTGTTCAGCAACCAACAGAAGCCTACGCTGATAGGATTTTCACCGTCGGGATAGCTGGTCTTGAAGGAGTCCCACACATTAGAGATTATAACTTCGAGCCTTTGATAAAGAGGGCTTTGCAAACGCCAAGAATGGAGAAGAGAGAAGGAGAAAAGTTACTTACAGGCTTCCATCACACCAACATCTTGGCCATGAAAGACAAGCTTATTGAGCTCATACAAGAGGGTAAGATAAGGCACATCTTCGTGGTCGGAGGATGTGATACTCCTGATCCAAAGATGAGCTATTATGAAAAACTCACCGCCATGATTCCTGAAGATGCAATCATACTCAGCGCCGCTTGTGGAAAGTTCCGCTACAATGCAAGGAACTACGGTACAATTGAGGGCATTCCAAGGTTTCTCGACTTCGGACAGTGTAACAATGTTTACTCAATAATTGAGATTGCTGTAGCTTTAGCCAATGAGCTCGGAACTGATGTCAATTCATTACCAGTCTCAATAGTCCTCTCATGGATGGAGCAAAAAGCAATAGGAATACTGTACACACTGCTCTACCTTGGGGTTAAGGGAATTTACATCGGTCCAAGACCTCCAGAGTTCCTAACACCGAAAATCTTTGAAATCCTCAGGAAACAGTTTGATCTAAGGCTCACAGGTGATCCAGAGAAGGACCTTAGGGACATGCTCAATAAAGGAGTTAAAATAGAAGAAGGCCCAATATTGGCAGAAGAGCTAGATTGA
- a CDS encoding CBS domain-containing protein, with protein sequence MSEIERALQTFHSLKVRQIMPPLASMPIVTVDSSIIDVLKLLKTRHHVWVVNNREEMKLEGVIRYLNVVDVLLPPDIHKARLGNISSIFKSILGGADRAEHVMERNVLTIKDDATVLDALTKMKRYKVPLLAIVGENEKLVGEISLRILVNEFIRLMRIGGAQWNQSGSSLHLE encoded by the coding sequence ATGAGTGAGATTGAAAGAGCCCTCCAAACATTCCACTCACTTAAAGTTAGGCAGATTATGCCCCCATTAGCCTCAATGCCAATTGTAACAGTAGATTCATCAATCATCGATGTACTAAAGCTACTCAAAACAAGACATCATGTATGGGTTGTAAACAACAGAGAAGAAATGAAACTTGAGGGTGTAATTAGGTATCTAAATGTGGTTGATGTACTCTTGCCACCTGATATCCATAAAGCTAGACTTGGGAATATAAGCAGCATCTTCAAATCAATTCTTGGAGGAGCAGACAGAGCAGAGCATGTAATGGAACGTAATGTTCTCACAATAAAAGACGATGCAACTGTTCTCGATGCTTTGACAAAAATGAAGCGATATAAGGTGCCCCTCCTGGCGATAGTTGGTGAAAATGAAAAACTCGTAGGGGAAATAAGCCTCAGGATACTTGTTAATGAGTTCATAAGACTGATGCGGATAGGTGGTGCCCAATGGAACCAGAGTGGATCCTCTTTACACTTGGAGTAG
- the nikR gene encoding nickel-responsive transcriptional regulator NikR, producing MKIVRFGVSIPQDLLTKFDKIIEEKGYTNRSEAIRDLIRDFIVRYEWEVGDEDVAGTITIVYNHDEAEVVKELLDLQHDYINEIVSSLHVHMDEHNCLEVVVVKGKASRIKKIAERLISLKGVKHGKLVMTTTGKELV from the coding sequence ATGAAGATAGTGCGCTTTGGAGTTTCTATTCCACAAGACCTGCTCACAAAGTTTGACAAAATTATAGAGGAGAAAGGATACACAAACAGAAGTGAAGCTATTAGAGATTTAATTAGAGACTTCATTGTTAGGTATGAGTGGGAAGTTGGTGATGAAGATGTCGCTGGAACAATTACAATAGTTTACAATCACGATGAGGCTGAGGTTGTCAAGGAGCTCTTGGATTTGCAACATGATTACATTAATGAAATTGTCTCAAGTTTGCATGTCCACATGGATGAGCACAACTGTCTTGAAGTCGTTGTTGTTAAAGGAAAAGCAAGCAGAATAAAGAAGATTGCTGAGAGACTTATCAGCCTCAAGGGAGTTAAACATGGGAAACTTGTTATGACTACTACTGGAAAAGAACTCGTTTAA
- a CDS encoding YbhB/YbcL family Raf kinase inhibitor-like protein — protein sequence MEKLLIGFVIFVLLASGCLQKEEEKEMSLKVTSVFGENEFIPSKYTCEGLDINPPLKIEGLSEKAVSIAIIVDDPDAPVGTFVHWVAWNIPPAKEIPEGIPKKETVELPIHVVQGKNDFGRIGYNGPCPPRGHGIHHYHFKVYVLDTELNLKPGATKKDLEKAMKGHIIQYGELIGLYERK from the coding sequence ATGGAGAAACTGCTAATTGGTTTTGTGATATTCGTTCTTTTGGCATCTGGATGCCTTCAGAAAGAGGAGGAGAAAGAAATGAGCTTGAAGGTTACTTCTGTCTTTGGTGAGAATGAATTTATACCAAGCAAATACACCTGTGAGGGCTTAGACATTAACCCACCTCTAAAGATTGAAGGGCTTAGCGAAAAAGCTGTTAGCATAGCGATAATTGTAGATGATCCTGACGCTCCGGTAGGAACTTTTGTGCACTGGGTTGCATGGAACATTCCTCCAGCGAAGGAAATACCCGAAGGAATACCTAAGAAAGAGACTGTTGAATTACCAATTCACGTTGTTCAAGGGAAAAATGACTTTGGAAGGATAGGATACAACGGACCGTGCCCGCCTAGAGGACATGGAATTCACCATTATCATTTCAAAGTTTATGTGCTTGATACAGAGCTTAACTTAAAACCAGGGGCTACAAAAAAGGATTTAGAGAAGGCAATGAAAGGGCATATTATCCAATATGGAGAATTGATTGGATTATATGAGAGAAAATAA
- a CDS encoding electron transporter yields the protein MKDEIKALLLIISLSFGLTVVVLSLVHLQSMIFPLISLAVSDSINPCTFVIYTMFLIALSLKESISRRRIYAIGLAFVIAIYISYYLLGVGLVVFTKSIPTWIAGIVSIIFGGYTVITGYLEKSRVAGKKKVRKSIFRQEASILGAFALGVMVSFTLLPCSAGSYLIYAILISKIGRALTWILLGLYNIIFILPLLIILFTVGSITESKSLSQKIVQRSRELSILAGSALIILGIYVLFFY from the coding sequence GTGAAGGATGAAATCAAAGCCCTGCTCTTAATTATCTCTCTATCTTTTGGGCTCACTGTTGTAGTACTTTCATTAGTACATCTACAGTCTATGATCTTTCCTTTGATCTCACTAGCAGTATCTGACTCTATAAACCCATGTACATTTGTAATCTACACGATGTTTTTAATTGCCCTTTCACTTAAGGAAAGCATTTCAAGGAGGAGAATTTATGCGATAGGTTTGGCGTTTGTGATTGCGATATATATCTCGTATTATCTCTTAGGAGTTGGACTTGTGGTTTTCACAAAGAGCATTCCTACATGGATTGCGGGTATTGTTTCGATAATTTTTGGAGGGTATACTGTTATAACAGGTTACCTTGAGAAATCCAGGGTTGCTGGAAAGAAAAAAGTTAGAAAGAGCATCTTTAGACAGGAAGCAAGTATTTTAGGTGCTTTCGCTCTTGGAGTTATGGTATCGTTCACTTTGCTGCCTTGTTCGGCTGGCAGTTATTTGATTTATGCAATCCTTATTTCAAAAATCGGAAGAGCACTAACATGGATTCTGCTCGGATTATACAACATTATCTTTATTTTGCCATTATTGATTATCCTATTCACTGTTGGAAGCATAACTGAAAGCAAAAGTTTGTCACAGAAGATAGTTCAAAGGTCTAGAGAGCTTTCAATACTTGCTGGTTCTGCATTGATAATCCTTGGAATTTATGTCCTCTTCTTTTATTGA
- a CDS encoding PQ-loop repeat-containing protein, which translates to MSGGEVIGLIGMLLLVSSWVPQTIETIKTKYCPLNFRFILIYVTASSLLTIYSYIIGDWIFLVLNALAAFQSAVNLYVKVRYG; encoded by the coding sequence ATGAGTGGTGGAGAAGTAATAGGATTAATTGGAATGTTGCTCTTGGTAAGTTCATGGGTTCCTCAGACCATTGAAACTATAAAAACAAAGTACTGTCCCCTGAACTTTAGGTTTATTTTGATATATGTGACTGCTTCAAGCTTACTGACTATTTATTCGTATATTATTGGAGACTGGATATTTTTGGTATTAAACGCTCTTGCCGCTTTTCAGAGCGCTGTTAATCTCTATGTGAAAGTTAGATATGGATAG
- a CDS encoding cysteine desulfurase family protein: MVIYLDNANTTKPDPEVIRVMLEYLQEKYGTPGGEFGHIFDEDAREAIEEAREKIAKEINASPDEIIFVSDETEADNLAIKGIAWTKEKGKVLASKIERKAILNTVKRLRDWGFETYEVSVDREGFINLEDLQDNLNDAILFATHLGNFEIGTIQDIKAISEIVHDKGALLYLDANHAFGKVKIDVKKLDVDLMSITAHLIHGPKGIAALYIRDGVKLKPLLDGDVREKGIRPGMINVPAIAGFGKAVELINYDDAKRMAKLRDKLIDLLLSISDTKLNGPRGDKRLPNNVNVSFAHVEGESILLHCDLRGLVFSTGSACYSQELLPSHVIRAIGGSFEDAHGSVRLSLSKWTTEDEIVKAYEIIKDVVEKLREISIYGGKR, translated from the coding sequence ATGGTAATTTATCTGGATAATGCAAACACGACTAAGCCCGATCCAGAGGTAATTAGGGTAATGCTTGAATATCTGCAAGAGAAATACGGAACTCCGGGAGGTGAATTTGGGCATATATTTGACGAGGACGCTAGAGAAGCCATAGAAGAAGCGAGAGAAAAGATAGCGAAGGAAATAAATGCGTCTCCAGACGAGATTATCTTCGTCTCTGATGAAACTGAAGCTGATAATTTGGCGATAAAAGGTATAGCATGGACTAAAGAGAAAGGAAAAGTTCTGGCAAGTAAAATTGAGAGAAAGGCAATTCTTAACACGGTCAAAAGATTAAGAGATTGGGGATTCGAAACTTATGAGGTTAGTGTTGATAGAGAGGGTTTTATCAACCTTGAAGACCTTCAAGACAATTTGAATGATGCAATTCTTTTCGCTACTCACTTAGGGAACTTTGAAATTGGAACTATCCAAGACATCAAAGCAATCTCTGAGATAGTTCATGATAAAGGCGCTCTCCTTTATTTGGATGCAAATCATGCCTTTGGTAAAGTTAAAATCGACGTCAAAAAGCTGGATGTTGATTTAATGAGCATTACTGCCCACTTAATCCACGGTCCCAAGGGAATTGCCGCACTTTATATAAGAGACGGGGTTAAACTCAAGCCTCTTCTCGATGGAGATGTAAGGGAGAAAGGGATAAGACCCGGGATGATAAATGTTCCAGCAATAGCCGGCTTTGGAAAAGCTGTAGAGTTAATAAACTATGATGATGCCAAGAGAATGGCAAAGCTCAGGGATAAGCTAATTGATTTGCTCTTAAGCATTTCTGATACAAAGCTCAACGGTCCAAGAGGAGATAAAAGGTTGCCCAATAATGTAAACGTTTCATTTGCTCATGTTGAAGGAGAAAGCATTTTACTCCACTGTGATTTGAGGGGATTAGTGTTTTCAACTGGTTCTGCATGTTATTCGCAAGAACTTTTGCCGAGTCATGTAATTAGGGCTATTGGAGGTTCATTTGAGGATGCCCACGGTTCAGTGAGGCTGAGCTTGAGCAAGTGGACAACTGAGGATGAGATAGTAAAAGCGTATGAGATTATAAAGGATGTCGTTGAAAAACTAAGGGAAATCAGCATCTACGGTGGTAAGAGATGA
- a CDS encoding sulfurtransferase TusA family protein has product MIKINVIGKECPIPLNEFRKALRKAKVGEIIEIVGTHELSKGEIALAADETGQEILEIDEKDGIWRIVVKKVR; this is encoded by the coding sequence ATGATAAAGATCAATGTCATAGGAAAAGAATGTCCAATCCCTCTCAATGAATTCAGAAAGGCTTTGAGAAAAGCCAAAGTTGGGGAGATAATTGAAATTGTTGGCACTCATGAGCTAAGTAAGGGAGAAATAGCACTAGCAGCAGACGAAACTGGGCAGGAAATCCTTGAAATTGATGAGAAAGATGGTATTTGGAGAATCGTCGTGAAAAAGGTGAGATAA
- a CDS encoding cation:proton antiporter has translation MEPEWILFTLGVALIVGKIGDNIMERFELPGVLGEILMGMILGNLIYFGIISPEYLTLHSNETFEFLAKLGIIFLLFLGGLDTDIEMIKRTGKVATVSTLMGVFTPLIMGYFGLKLMGYPSREAFAGGVLLTATSIGITVRVMMDLGVLRSEVGAASLSASVMDDFLGIALIIFAVGTGSILGLIGKMAAFFIITGILAWYSIDKYVRFSERLHVEKGVLAMVLALMFLFSALAEKWFAAAIEGAFMAGLVLSKLPEGRKIAEDVKAIGYGFLIPIFFVYTGAMLDLKVFASREALALAVVLTTIAVIGKVVGRGIGAMIMGWDFKKSLQMGIGSIPRTEVALVDLMVAIHGGAIPQSDAQKFIAATLIFITVSVLITPPLLKWVFKEDVERKKKEKAENKKEKVKETKKKIAKIKQS, from the coding sequence ATGGAACCAGAGTGGATCCTCTTTACACTTGGAGTAGCACTAATTGTGGGAAAGATCGGCGACAACATAATGGAACGCTTTGAGCTTCCTGGCGTTCTGGGAGAAATTTTGATGGGTATGATCCTAGGAAACCTTATTTATTTTGGGATTATAAGTCCCGAATACCTAACTCTTCATTCAAATGAAACTTTTGAGTTTTTAGCCAAACTTGGAATAATTTTCCTTCTCTTCTTAGGAGGTCTCGACACAGATATAGAGATGATAAAAAGAACTGGAAAAGTAGCAACGGTTTCCACCCTTATGGGTGTGTTTACTCCATTAATAATGGGCTATTTTGGACTTAAACTTATGGGATATCCTTCAAGAGAAGCCTTTGCAGGTGGTGTTCTACTCACTGCAACAAGCATTGGAATTACAGTTAGGGTAATGATGGATCTAGGTGTTTTAAGGAGTGAAGTTGGCGCAGCTTCACTAAGTGCGAGTGTTATGGACGACTTTCTCGGCATAGCACTGATAATCTTTGCCGTTGGAACCGGAAGTATTTTGGGACTAATTGGAAAGATGGCGGCGTTTTTCATAATTACTGGAATCTTAGCATGGTATTCAATTGACAAATACGTACGCTTTTCTGAGCGACTCCACGTAGAGAAGGGAGTTCTAGCCATGGTTCTGGCGTTAATGTTTCTCTTTTCAGCCCTCGCAGAGAAGTGGTTTGCTGCCGCAATTGAAGGTGCATTCATGGCAGGTCTTGTTTTATCAAAGCTCCCAGAGGGGAGGAAAATAGCAGAGGACGTCAAAGCTATTGGATATGGCTTCCTAATCCCAATATTCTTCGTGTACACTGGAGCAATGCTTGATCTGAAAGTGTTTGCAAGCAGAGAGGCATTGGCTTTAGCAGTCGTTCTAACCACCATTGCAGTTATTGGAAAGGTTGTGGGGAGAGGAATCGGAGCAATGATAATGGGATGGGACTTCAAAAAGTCTCTCCAAATGGGGATAGGTTCAATTCCAAGAACCGAAGTTGCTCTCGTGGATTTGATGGTTGCAATTCATGGAGGTGCAATACCCCAAAGTGATGCACAAAAGTTCATAGCTGCAACGCTGATTTTCATCACGGTCTCCGTACTGATAACTCCCCCACTGCTGAAGTGGGTATTTAAGGAAGATGTTGAAAGGAAGAAGAAAGAGAAAGCAGAGAATAAGAAAGAGAAAGTTAAAGAAACTAAGAAGAAAATTGCAAAGATTAAACAGAGCTGA
- a CDS encoding iron-sulfur cluster assembly scaffold protein produces MERFDARKWDEKKRIGYSRKVLQYFLHPKNVGEIENPSVTAKAGSPACGDMIKLYLKIENDKIVDAKFRSYGCAANIATASVLTEMIKGKTVEEAKKIKFKDIVEELGGLPQIKYHCAILAAEGLKQALAKWDVIQGRRKIDESFVKLILAAVIDPLTGESVLKGDKYKGCKIEGKKVKIMLNIPKDSPEAEVFEEQIKEAFEGLDVDLEIEFTES; encoded by the coding sequence ATGGAAAGATTTGATGCTAGGAAATGGGACGAGAAAAAAAGAATAGGCTATTCAAGAAAGGTCTTACAGTACTTTCTTCATCCAAAAAATGTTGGGGAAATAGAGAATCCAAGTGTTACAGCAAAAGCGGGAAGTCCAGCATGTGGAGACATGATAAAGCTCTATTTGAAGATTGAGAATGACAAAATAGTTGACGCTAAATTTAGGAGTTATGGCTGTGCTGCAAATATTGCAACTGCATCAGTGCTTACGGAAATGATAAAAGGAAAGACTGTTGAAGAAGCTAAGAAAATTAAATTCAAGGACATTGTGGAAGAGCTTGGGGGATTGCCACAGATCAAATATCACTGTGCAATTTTAGCGGCTGAAGGACTTAAGCAGGCTTTGGCGAAATGGGATGTTATCCAAGGGAGGAGAAAAATTGACGAAAGCTTTGTTAAATTGATTCTCGCGGCAGTTATTGATCCACTTACTGGAGAGAGTGTTCTTAAGGGAGATAAATATAAGGGATGCAAGATTGAAGGCAAAAAAGTTAAGATAATGCTTAATATTCCCAAGGACAGCCCAGAGGCTGAAGTTTTTGAAGAACAAATAAAAGAAGCTTTTGAAGGCCTTGACGTTGATTTAGAGATTGAATTTACGGAATCATGA
- a CDS encoding DUF763 domain-containing protein: MRRGIAELPLHGGHVPPWLAARMKRLARLVLILLVDEYGTKGVLERLADPVWFQALNNLIGMDWDSSGSTTVTTGILKEILSKEEFGIKAAGGKGAKSRETPAQLRDICEKYELNSSEYVRISRLVAKVDTVALQTGYQLYHHVFFIDEEGNWAIVQQGMNPKIKLARRYHWFDAESFTLEPHKGISGIKLEYALNTVDKNAREYQRTLLDLVKEDPRKLERELRTITAVAKGYKPLIVYKPYEKLNLFDTVTRYKSLGQIELNQRALELARELDIKNYDELLLLKGLGPSTLRALSLVLELVYDVHPSWRDPVTHPPDPFKFAYAVGGKDRVPFPIDKPTYDELISFLEKLVEKNPQERQIVKAVTKITRNWKPPEEDKVPT, translated from the coding sequence ATGAGAAGAGGAATTGCTGAACTTCCTCTCCACGGTGGTCATGTACCTCCTTGGCTAGCTGCACGTATGAAAAGGCTAGCAAGGTTAGTACTGATTCTTTTGGTTGATGAATACGGCACAAAGGGAGTTCTTGAGAGGTTAGCTGACCCGGTTTGGTTTCAAGCTTTGAACAATTTAATTGGAATGGATTGGGATTCATCAGGGAGCACTACTGTAACAACAGGCATACTAAAAGAAATCCTCTCAAAGGAAGAGTTCGGCATAAAAGCTGCTGGAGGTAAAGGTGCAAAGAGCAGGGAAACTCCAGCTCAATTGAGAGATATATGTGAGAAATATGAATTAAACAGCAGTGAATATGTCAGAATTTCCCGATTGGTTGCCAAAGTTGATACTGTAGCATTACAAACAGGTTATCAGCTCTACCATCACGTCTTTTTCATTGATGAGGAAGGAAATTGGGCAATTGTTCAGCAGGGAATGAATCCAAAGATCAAGCTTGCAAGAAGATATCACTGGTTTGACGCTGAAAGCTTTACGCTAGAGCCTCACAAAGGAATAAGCGGGATTAAGCTTGAGTATGCACTGAACACCGTTGATAAGAACGCAAGAGAATATCAAAGAACCCTGCTCGATCTTGTAAAGGAAGACCCAAGAAAGCTCGAGAGAGAGCTAAGAACAATTACAGCAGTTGCAAAGGGCTACAAGCCATTAATTGTTTACAAACCCTACGAGAAGTTAAACCTCTTTGATACAGTTACGAGATACAAAAGTCTAGGGCAGATTGAATTAAATCAAAGGGCTTTGGAGCTTGCGAGAGAGCTCGATATTAAGAATTATGATGAGCTCTTACTCCTCAAAGGACTTGGCCCAAGCACACTAAGGGCTTTGTCCCTTGTATTGGAGCTTGTTTACGATGTTCATCCTTCATGGAGAGACCCAGTTACTCACCCACCTGATCCCTTCAAGTTTGCCTATGCCGTCGGTGGAAAAGATAGAGTACCTTTTCCAATTGACAAGCCCACCTACGACGAGCTGATTTCTTTCCTTGAAAAGCTCGTTGAAAAGAATCCGCAGGAGAGGCAGATAGTCAAGGCTGTCACAAAGATAACCAGAAACTGGAAGCCGCCTGAGGAGGATAAGGTGCCAACATGA